In the Candidatus Stygibacter australis genome, AGTCTCTTTTCGGTTTCATTTAAGCCAGACCTGGAATATACTTCATATTCGAAGTCCAGGAACTTCTCGAGTCGATTATCCTTAAAATACTTGTTTATATATATCTTCATATATCCTACACGGATTTTACAAATTGCGAGATATCTCTGCGAGCAGGGAGCTCTTTGAATTCATCAGGAAAGCCTAATGGCGTAAGGCAGGTCACATAATCCTCTAAGGGAATATCAAGCAATTCCTTCACCTCTACCCTATCCATATCGGTTATCCAGCAGGTACCCAGTCCCTGACTGTGAGCTGCAAGCAAAAGATAGGTGGCAGCAATATCAGCATCCTGCTGAATGCGCTTTGTTTCCGGAGTGCAGCAGACGGCAATAGCTATAGGAGCTTCTGAAAGTGGAGAAGTGGAATTTCCCCGGACTTTTGCCAGTTGCTTGATCTTGGTGCGGTTATCTGTGATCACATAGTAATATTTCTGGCGATTCATGCTGGTGGGAGAATACCGGCAAAGTTCAAATACTTTATTGATCAATTCTTTGGAGGGCATTTCTGGCAGGTATTTTCTGATGCTACGTCTATTCATCAGGTTTTTACTGGCAGTGATATATTCATTCATTTTGCTTTCAAATCTTTGAAATTCAATAACTCTTCCTTCCGGGTCACGACAGAAGAAATGATAAATATCATACTCGGGATTATAGCGTGGAGGTTTTTCAGCAGTACCGGAGAATTTGTTATACATGGCATCTACTTCTTCTCTTGTATCATAGAAGAAAGTAATAATCCCTTCAGTTTCAGATTCTTCCCGCTGGCAGAATCCCAAAAGCAAATTACCAGATTTGAAAATTCTGCAAGCCCCTTGATCCAGCCAAAGGTTCATACCTACATCTTCAAGATAAAATTTACTCACTTCTTCAAGACGAGTAGTCCGAATAAAAGTCAAACCAGACATCAAAACCCCCTTTTTATTCTCTAAGTACTTCAATATTCTATCCCAATTATTTGTCCAGTAAACTATTTCACTTGTGAATTATAGTAATTTCCTTTGACAAAAAAACACGAGAATGACTTTTTTAAATAGTAATAGAAGGAGGTAAAAACATGGAAGAAGAATTAGATGTTGGCTGTACTCGACCAGAAAGCGAAATTTCTGAAGAACCTCAAGAGCAGCAGACGCAAACTGTAATGGAAACAAAAAAGGAGGTAAGCATGATCAAGGTTGGACAAAAAATGCCGGAATTCTCGGCACCCGCATACCATAAAGGTAAATTTATCCAGGTGAAACTATCAGACTATCTGGGGAAATGGATCGTACTGTGTTTTTACCCGGGTGATTTCACATTCGTGTGAGCTACAGAAGTCTCAGCAGTTGCTGAGAAGTATCCTGAGTTCCAGAAACTCGGTGTAGAAGTATTTTCTGTGAGTGTTGATAGTATATTTGTGCATAAAATGTGGAATGATAATGAGCTTTCCAAAATGGTGAAAGGCGGAATCCCCTATCCAATGATCTCAGATGGCGGAGGAAAAATCGGTACTCTTTATGGAGTATATGATGAAAAGGGTGGCACGGAAACCCGTGGACGCTTCCTGATAGATCCTGATGGAATTATCCAGGGATTTGAGGTACTCACTCCCCCAGTAGGCAGAAATGTATCAGAAACCATTCGCCAGATCCAGGCATTCCAGTTAGTGCGAGAAAGCAAAGGTACTCAGGCAACTCCTTCTGGCTGGAAACCCGGAAAAGTGACTTTGAAACCAAGTCCGGACTTAGTTGGTAACGTCTGGAAGGTGTGGACTACTGATAAAGCATTTGATGATTAAATAAACAATAAGATTTTTAGTGATCTAAAGCCATTTCAAATGAAATGGCTTTTTTTGTGATTTATCTGTTTATTGGTTAATTGCAAGGAGAAAGTAGTTTTCACAAGTAAAAAAACCGAAATAGGGTAAATATATTCAAAAAAGGGGCAAAAATGCAATGTTAAGTAATGTTGAATTTTGAGTTTTGAATTTTGAATGAGATTAAATGTAGTGTAATCAGGCAAATTCTGACAAGAAAGTTAAATATAGGGGTATGTATCTTCGAAAAGCGCGAAAAGAGTGACCAGGGGAGGTTAAACATATACTACTCAATTAATTCGGCGGTCACATTTTAGTCACATTTGGTCACATTTGGTCACATTTGGTCACATTTCTCAATTTAAAACTCTTGATTGCGGTGGTACACTTTTCAGAGCTAATCCAGCAACTCAATGTATAAAAAGTTAAAATCTGGCATTCAACTGATTTTTATATTCAAACCTAACTAAGCATCACATTGGAAATAATTTATGTTAAAGGGTGGGGGCAACCATCCGGGAGGTTTACTTGCCTTGGGCATAGTCTTCGACCCATGCCATAGGCAGACAGGCATCCAGGAGGTTTAAGATGATTGACCTACAAATGAAGAAAATAATCCACTACAAAATAAAAATAAGGGGTATATATCAAATCAAAATAAAAATATTGACAGGAATAAAATAATTTTTGTTTCCTGGTATTGATAATAAGAATGTATTTTATTTAGAAAAATATAATGTTTTGATTGATAGGCAGTAAGTCAATAAAGGAGGGTACTTGAATTTACTAAAAAATATGTCAATTAAAAGCAAAATGCTCTTTGTAGTCCTGGTTGTGATATTCTTTGATATAATATCCGTTTTTGACATGTATTTTATAGAGCATATAAATTCTAACTTAAATGAAATAGTAGATTCAGAATCCCAGAAGATCATCCTTGTCTATCAAGTGAAGGGGCATCTGGCAGAAGTGAACCGCATCGAGAAGAATCTATTAATAGTCACTACTAAAGCCGAAATGGGCAGTTTAAATGCAATTTCTTTACGTAATGAGACAGAATTAGGGCAGAAATTATCGCAATTACGGAATATGAAATTACAGGAGAGCAATCAAATACTGATAAATGAATTTGAGATAGCGTGGAAAACTTATATAGAATTGCTGAATCAAATCGATAAACTCATCAAAGGACTCACAAGCGGAGCAACTGATGATTATAATCTAACTAGCCTACCTGATTATAATAAAATATACTCTGAAGCAGTATCGCTATCCAAAAATGAGGTAGGGACAGCTTATGGGAAGACTTCACTATTAATGGATGAAGTAGTAACGAATGTTGTAGAAGAATTGTCAAAACGGAAGTTAGAGAGTGACAGGAATTCACACCGTGCAATATTAATCGCGATATTTTTATCGGCGTTAAGCATTTTGATAGGTCTATATGTGGGAATATCAATAACTAGATCGATAGCTACAGGATTGATCACTATGGTGAATGCGACAGATAATATTGCAAAGGGTGACTTGGAAACATTGATCGAAATCAAGAGCAACGATGAGATAGGCAAACTTGCAGAAGCCACCCAGAGAATGCAGATATCACTTCAAGCGGCAAGTAAACAGGCATCTTCTCAGGACTGGATAAAAACCGGGCTAATGAAATTAAATGAAGTAATTCAGGGAGAATTGGAATTAACCGAGATCAGTAATAAGATAATAACAGAGATAGCCAATTATCTTGAGGCAAAAATCGGGGCTATTTATCTAACGGATACGCAGGAAAACAGTCTTACTTTGAAGCTTACAGGCAGCTATGCTTATCAGCAGCGGAAAAATCTTTCCAACAGGTTTAGATCAGGGGAAGGGCTTGTAGGTCAAGCGGCGTTGGAAAAGACAGCAATAGTGATCAAGAATGTGCCGGAAGATTATATAAAGATAACTTCGGGACTTGGAGAAAGTCTCCCGCAATATATCTGCGTGATACCCTTCCTGTTTGAGAATAGAGTAGAAGGCGTACTTGAGATAGGAACCCTGCATGAGCTAAATACCCGACAGCTTGAATATCTGGATCAGGCAGTGGGAATAATAGCCATAAATATCGAGACAGCGAGGAATCGAGACGAACTTGCCAGTGCCCTTGAGAAGGCACAAATGCTAACAGAAGAATTGCAGAGTCAACAGGAAGAGCTGAAAACAACTAATGAAGAGCTGGAGGAACAGACGGTACTTTTGCAGCAATCAGAGGAAAGATTAAAAGCACAGCAGGAGGAATTAGAAGTATCTAATGAGGAACTGGAGGAGAAAAACGAGTCGCTGCAAAGGCAGAAGCGTGAAATCGAAGAAGCAAGAAAAGAAGTTGAACAAAAAGCAGAACAGCTGACAATAGCCAGTAAATATAAATCAGAGTTTCTGGCTAATATGTCACATGAACTGCGAACACCATTGAACAGTCTCTTGATCCTATCGAGTATGTTAGCCGATAATAAGGAAGGAAATTTAACAGATAGCCAGCAGGAATCAGCGGAAGTGATCAATAAAAGTGGCAAGGATCTTTTGCAATTGATCAATGAGATATTAGATCTATCAAAAATAGAAGCTGGCAGAATGGATATAAATATAGAGAAGATACCAATACAAGAAATAGCAGACAGCATCAGGAATAATTTTAAGCACATGCTGGATGAAAAGGGTTTAGCATTTGAGATCAAAATTGATTCCAGAGTTCCCGAATATATCATGAACGACAATCAGCGGTTACACCAGATAATCAAGAACCTGATGTCAAATGCCATCAAGTTTACAAAGCAGGGCGGAATAACAGTAGAGATAAAGCTTCCAGCAGAAAACACAAAATTCACAAAGTCTGGATTACAGGCTGCTAAGAGTTTTGCAATATCAATCACTGACAGCGGTATAGGAATTCCAGTTGAGAAGCAACTGATAATATTTGAAGCATTTCAGCAGGCAGAAGGAGGAACATCGCGAGAATATGGAGGAACGGGACTGGGACTCTCGATATCAAGAGAGTTGAGCATGTTATTAGGAGGAGAGATACATCTTGTCAGCACCAAAGGAAAGGGTTCAACCTTTACACTCTATCTGCCAATACATCTGGAATCCCCACCAACGATGATAAGTTCAAAATCAAAATCCTCAGTCACACCATACAATGATTTTCACAAATACAAACCGCTGCCGCGAAGCGAAATAACGCTGGCAGATGACCGTGACAAATTAGATGAAGATAAGCAAAGCATTTTAATAATTGAAGACGACACAAAATTTGCCAAGCTGCTGCTTGATCAGTGCCGGGAGAAAGGCTTTTCGGGATTAACTGCAGTGACCGGAGAAGCGGGTTTAGAATTAGCAGCAAAATATCAGCCTTCGGCAATAATCCTTGACTTGCATTTACCAGGGATAGACGGCTGGGCAGTATTGGATACATTAAAAAATGATGCTGCGACCAGGCATATACCGGTGCACATCATGTCCGTGGAAGATTCCACAATAGAGGCATTCAGAAAGGGTGCCATAGGTTATTTGACCAAGCCAGTAAAGAAAGAGGAATTAGATGAAGCCTTTTTGAGACTTGAAGGAATGTTTAGCAGACGAATCAAAGATTTGCTGATAGTAGAGGATAATAAAAATCTACGAGACAGTATAGTAAAATTAATCGGTAATGGAGATGTACACTGCCACGAAGCAGAAACTGGCAGCGAAGTTATATCAGAACTGCAGTCACACAGATATGACTGCATGATCCTTGATCTGGGTTTGCCCGATATGACAGGATTTGAGCTTTTGAAGACTTTAGAGCAAACAAACGCGGTAATACCACCGGTTATTGTATATACCGGAAAAGAGCTATCCAGAGAAGAAGAATTGGAACTGCATAATTATGCAGAATCCATCATAATCAAAGGAGTGAAATCTCAGGAAAGACTACTTGATGAAACATCATTGTTTTTACATAGAATGGTGGATAAACTACCCGAGCAAAAAAGAAAAATGATCGCGAATCTGCATGATACTGAAGTGATTTTCAAAGATAAGAAAATATTAATCGTAGATGACGACATGAGAAATGTATTTGCCTTATCCAAAATATTAAGTGATAAGGGATTTAATCTTCTCAAGGCAGAGAATGGATTAAAGGCATTAGCGATTTTGAAGACAGAGACGGATGTTGACCTGGTATTAATGGATATCATGATGCCTGAAATGGATGGTTATGAAGCCATAAGAAGAATCAGAGCACAGGAGCGGTATAGTAAACTGCCCATAATCGCCTTGACGGCGAAAGCTATGAAAAAGGATTATGAAGATTCTATAGCAGCGGGAGCAAGTGATTATATGTCAAAGCCGGTCGATATCACCAGATTGTTTTCCATGCTGCGTGTCTGGCTATACAGGTAACAAATATTATGCGGGAAAATGAAATCGAGAGTCTGGAAATAACTCTGATATTAGATGCGATATACAGCAGGTATGGATATGATTTTAGAGACTATGCCCGAGCCTCTATGGAACGAAGAGTAAAACACTATCAGAAAAAATCTGGTTATAAATCAATATCGGAGATGATACCCAGGTTATTACATGATGAAACATTTTTTCAGTCACTGATTCACGAATTTTCAATCACAGTAACCGAGATGTTTCGCGATCCGGGAGAGTATCGGGTAATCAAGGAAAAAGTGATCCCTATATTAAAAACATATCCCTATATCAAAGTCTGGCATGCGGGTTGTGCCACAGGAGAAGAAGTATATTCACTGGCAATATTACTTGAGGAAGCTGGACTATACAAGAAAACTACCATCTTCGCAACTGATTTTAATGATGAGGTACTGGAAACTGCAAGACAGGGCATATATAAACTGGATAATATCCAGCAGTGTACAAAGAATTATCAACAGTCTGGTGGCAGTGAATCTTTTTCACAATACTATCATGCTAAATATGAGTCCATAGTAATGGATAAGTCATTGAAAAAGAATATCACATTTGCAAATCACAATCTGGCTTCAGACTTTACATTTAGCGAGATGAACCTGATTTTGTGTCGTAATGTGATGATCTATTTTAACGCAAATCTTCAGAATCGAGCATTAAATCTGTTTGATGATAGTCTTTTACAGGGCGGATTCCTGTGTTTGGGTAATAAGGAAAGTTTGATGTTCTGGGACGGGAATAAAAAATACCATGCGGTAGAGGGTAATTCAAAAATATATCGCAAGCTGTATTTACAGGAGGAGTTATCTAAACTCAGCAGGTAACAATATGAATGAAAAATCATACAAAGCCATAGTCATAGGAGTATCCGCGGGAGGCATGAAGGCATTAATAAAAATATTTTCGTTTCTTCCGGCTGATTTCAGTCTGCCCATTTTAGTAACGCAGCATCTTGCTCCATCAGAGGATAGCTATCTGGCGAACCTGCTCAATAAAATATCTCAACTTAGTGTCAAAGAAGCAATCGATAAGGAAAAAATCAAACCAGGAATAATTTATCTTGCCCCGCCAAATTATCACCTTTTGGTCGAGAGAAAAAAAACGATTTCTCTCTCAATTGATGAGAAGGTTAATTATTCACGTCCATCTATAGATGTATTGTTTGAAAGTGCTGCTAATGCCTGGGGAGATAAATTGATAGGGATTATTCTGACCGGTTCTAATTCTGATGGTACGATGGGGATGAAAAAGATCAAAGAAAGCGGAGGATTTACAATAGCAGAAGAGCCATCGACAGCAGAATTTTCTGTGATGCCCAAATCGGCAATAGATATTGGAGTAATAGACGAGGTGTTACCACTGGAGCAAATAGGGGAATTAATAATAAAACTCTCAAATATAAAGAATACTGCTTTATAGCAAGAATAGGAGTAAGTTATGAGTGATAGACAGAAAATATTGATCGTGGATGATAAGCGGGAAAATCTGATAGCTCTGGAGCAGGTTCTGCAGGAACTTGACGTAGAGATAATTTCCGTCAGCAGTGGCAATGAAGCTTTGAAAGCGACCCTCAACCATGAGTTTGCCTTGGCAATCCTCGATGTGCAAATGCCGGAGATGGATGGATATGAGTTAGCAGAATATTTGAGAAATGAACAACTTACAAAACACCTGCCCATGATCTTTCTTTCAGCAATTTATTCAGATGAATTACATGTATTTAAGGGTTATGAAGCAGGAGGAGTCGATTTTGTAACCAAACCCTATAATCCATTTTACCTGAACAGTAAAGTAAAAGTGTTTTTGCAGCTTGATAAGCAAAAGAAGGAATTACTGGATAAGATAGAACTGGAGAAATCAAGGAATTACCTGGAAAGCATCCTGATGTCAGTTAATGATTCGATAGTAGTATTTTCTCTGGATGGTAAAATCAAGACTGTTAATAACGCTGCCGTAAATTTGTGGGGTTATAAATTTGAAGAAATGGTCGGTTCCAATGATTTAAAATTATTCACAAATGATCTATATACTCCCTGGCTGAATACATTAAATGAAAATAATAGTTCCTCAGACAAAAACAATTTCACCTTTAATAAAATAGAAGCAGTGATCATCAGGAAAGATGGCAATGAAGTACCTGCTTTGATATCAAGCTCAGCTTTGATAAATCGCAATGGAGCAATCCAGGGAGCTGTTCTGGTAGCAGTAGATATCACTGATCGAAAGATAGCCGAGCTTAAAATACATCAATTGAATGATGAATTGGAAGATAGAGTGAAGGAACGCACACACCAGTTAGAAATATCAATCAAAGATATGGAATCGTTTTCTTATACTGTCTCACATGACTTGAAAGCCCCGCTACGAGCGATATCTGGTTTTACTTATGCTTTATATGAAGATTATTTTGAGAGATTAGACGATGAAGGTAAAGGCATGATCAAAATTATCGTAGATAGCACCCGTAAAATGGGCGAGTTAATTGAGGATTTGTTGGAATTTTCTCGCTTAGGCAGGCAAAATATTGTCAAAACTCAGATAGATATGAATAAATTATTTACATCCGTGTATGAAGAACAAAAATCTTTAGCTTCTGAGCAAAAAATAGATTTTGTCTGTCACTCTTTGCTTCCAATAGCAGCAGATGAATCACTTTTAAAGCACGTAATATCCAATTTACTAGCAAATGCCATAAAATTCACGAATCTCAGAGACCCAGCAAAAATTGAAGTTGGTTGTTATAAAGAAGAACAGCAGGTAGTCTATTTTGTTAAAGATAATGGGATTGGATTTGATGATCAATATTCCCAGAAATTGTTCATAGTGTTTCAGAGGTTACAAAATTCCGAGAACTATGAGGGTACTGGCGTGGGATTAGCAATAGTAGATAAAGTGATCCATAAGCACGATGGAAAAGTTTGGGCAGAAGCAGAAGAGGATAAGGGAGCTACATTTTACTTCTCTCTGCCAGAATAAATAAAAACATCAGTAATTCAGGTAAAATCATCAATTGATGTAGAAATAATAGTCCATTTCTACAGTAATAGATTAAAAGGGGGTTAACCATGAGAAAAAGCCTTCTTCAATCCTTGGAAAGAAATAAAGAAGCTAACTATTTAGGGAGTAAGCAAAATCAGTCGGTATAGTTTTCATATCTGTGTTGATCAGCGTTATCAGTGTCATCAGTGTTCTATTCTTTGTTCTCTGTTCGACCATTGCGAAGGTGCAGGCACCATTCGCAAGGTCTTGGTTTGGGATATTACTTTAGTTCTATTCTGAAGGTGGTGCTTTTATCTGTGCTACTTACGGTTAATCTGCCACCCATATTTTTTTCTATTAAATTTTTGGCAACATACAAGCCAACACCAGTACCTTTACCCTTCTTGGTTGTGTAATAGGGTTCAAATATTTTTGGAAGGTTTTCTGGTGATATACCTCCAGCCCTATCTTCCACTGTGAGAACTGATTTATCATTATCCATGAATACTTTTATCTTCACAATCCGTTCCGAATTCTCAATATTTCGCTCTTTTATCACTTCTCTGGCATTATTGATAATATTAAGAAAAGCCTGGGAATATTCATTGGGATAGCCAGTTGCAGTGCAATTTTTCTCAAAATCCAGTTCAATTCTTACCATATCTGCTTCAAAACTGAACTCAACAAAACCGATAGATTTTTCTACAAGGGTATGCAGATCAAAAATCTGCATTTGCTTTCCAGGCAGAAAATATTCTCTGAAATCATCAATGGTCCTGGCCAGAAAATTAATAAGTTCAATACTTAAATTTACCTTTTCATCGAATTTTTGGGGTGTGAGTTCATCAAAGTCATAAGCATCTTTGATCGTCTGAATGATCATACTCAAAGAATTCAGGGGTTGTT is a window encoding:
- the prxU gene encoding thioredoxin-dependent peroxiredoxin (Most members of this family contain a selenocysteine.), with translation MEEELDVGCTRPESEISEEPQEQQTQTVMETKKEVSMIKVGQKMPEFSAPAYHKGKFIQVKLSDYLGKWIVLCFYPGDFTFVUATEVSAVAEKYPEFQKLGVEVFSVSVDSIFVHKMWNDNELSKMVKGGIPYPMISDGGGKIGTLYGVYDEKGGTETRGRFLIDPDGIIQGFEVLTPPVGRNVSETIRQIQAFQLVRESKGTQATPSGWKPGKVTLKPSPDLVGNVWKVWTTDKAFDD
- a CDS encoding ATP-binding protein, which translates into the protein MLIEDDIADIELLDAYLSDVENFYYDLTSVYSLEEARDVFTEQDFSIVIMDLGLITSRGIDTYRAFRVLRIDLPVLIVTGLNDQETGMQAINEGAQDYLVKGQFDGNSMVQAIRYAIARYQIEEKLRKSNKELRRLKNNLEQQVANTVKMMMEKDSSLISQSQQILTGEMVSNIANQWKQPLNSLSMIIQTIKDAYDFDELTPQKFDEKVNLSIELINFLARTIDDFREYFLPGKQMQIFDLHTLVEKSIGFVEFSFEADMVRIELDFEKNCTATGYPNEYSQAFLNIINNAREVIKERNIENSERIVKIKVFMDNDKSVLTVEDRAGGISPENLPKIFEPYYTTKKGKGTGVGLYVAKNLIEKNMGGRLTVSSTDKSTTFRIELK
- a CDS encoding response regulator translates to MSDRQKILIVDDKRENLIALEQVLQELDVEIISVSSGNEALKATLNHEFALAILDVQMPEMDGYELAEYLRNEQLTKHLPMIFLSAIYSDELHVFKGYEAGGVDFVTKPYNPFYLNSKVKVFLQLDKQKKELLDKIELEKSRNYLESILMSVNDSIVVFSLDGKIKTVNNAAVNLWGYKFEEMVGSNDLKLFTNDLYTPWLNTLNENNSSSDKNNFTFNKIEAVIIRKDGNEVPALISSSALINRNGAIQGAVLVAVDITDRKIAELKIHQLNDELEDRVKERTHQLEISIKDMESFSYTVSHDLKAPLRAISGFTYALYEDYFERLDDEGKGMIKIIVDSTRKMGELIEDLLEFSRLGRQNIVKTQIDMNKLFTSVYEEQKSLASEQKIDFVCHSLLPIAADESLLKHVISNLLANAIKFTNLRDPAKIEVGCYKEEQQVVYFVKDNGIGFDDQYSQKLFIVFQRLQNSENYEGTGVGLAIVDKVIHKHDGKVWAEAEEDKGATFYFSLPE
- a CDS encoding response regulator codes for the protein MNLLKNMSIKSKMLFVVLVVIFFDIISVFDMYFIEHINSNLNEIVDSESQKIILVYQVKGHLAEVNRIEKNLLIVTTKAEMGSLNAISLRNETELGQKLSQLRNMKLQESNQILINEFEIAWKTYIELLNQIDKLIKGLTSGATDDYNLTSLPDYNKIYSEAVSLSKNEVGTAYGKTSLLMDEVVTNVVEELSKRKLESDRNSHRAILIAIFLSALSILIGLYVGISITRSIATGLITMVNATDNIAKGDLETLIEIKSNDEIGKLAEATQRMQISLQAASKQASSQDWIKTGLMKLNEVIQGELELTEISNKIITEIANYLEAKIGAIYLTDTQENSLTLKLTGSYAYQQRKNLSNRFRSGEGLVGQAALEKTAIVIKNVPEDYIKITSGLGESLPQYICVIPFLFENRVEGVLEIGTLHELNTRQLEYLDQAVGIIAINIETARNRDELASALEKAQMLTEELQSQQEELKTTNEELEEQTVLLQQSEERLKAQQEELEVSNEELEEKNESLQRQKREIEEARKEVEQKAEQLTIASKYKSEFLANMSHELRTPLNSLLILSSMLADNKEGNLTDSQQESAEVINKSGKDLLQLINEILDLSKIEAGRMDINIEKIPIQEIADSIRNNFKHMLDEKGLAFEIKIDSRVPEYIMNDNQRLHQIIKNLMSNAIKFTKQGGITVEIKLPAENTKFTKSGLQAAKSFAISITDSGIGIPVEKQLIIFEAFQQAEGGTSREYGGTGLGLSISRELSMLLGGEIHLVSTKGKGSTFTLYLPIHLESPPTMISSKSKSSVTPYNDFHKYKPLPRSEITLADDRDKLDEDKQSILIIEDDTKFAKLLLDQCREKGFSGLTAVTGEAGLELAAKYQPSAIILDLHLPGIDGWAVLDTLKNDAATRHIPVHIMSVEDSTIEAFRKGAIGYLTKPVKKEELDEAFLRLEGMFSRRIKDLLIVEDNKNLRDSIVKLIGNGDVHCHEAETGSEVISELQSHRYDCMILDLGLPDMTGFELLKTLEQTNAVIPPVIVYTGKELSREEELELHNYAESIIIKGVKSQERLLDETSLFLHRMVDKLPEQKRKMIANLHDTEVIFKDKKILIVDDDMRNVFALSKILSDKGFNLLKAENGLKALAILKTETDVDLVLMDIMMPEMDGYEAIRRIRAQERYSKLPIIALTAKAMKKDYEDSIAAGASDYMSKPVDITRLFSMLRVWLYR
- a CDS encoding chemotaxis protein CheB, giving the protein MNEKSYKAIVIGVSAGGMKALIKIFSFLPADFSLPILVTQHLAPSEDSYLANLLNKISQLSVKEAIDKEKIKPGIIYLAPPNYHLLVERKKTISLSIDEKVNYSRPSIDVLFESAANAWGDKLIGIILTGSNSDGTMGMKKIKESGGFTIAEEPSTAEFSVMPKSAIDIGVIDEVLPLEQIGELIIKLSNIKNTAL
- a CDS encoding nitroreductase family protein; amino-acid sequence: MSGLTFIRTTRLEEVSKFYLEDVGMNLWLDQGACRIFKSGNLLLGFCQREESETEGIITFFYDTREEVDAMYNKFSGTAEKPPRYNPEYDIYHFFCRDPEGRVIEFQRFESKMNEYITASKNLMNRRSIRKYLPEMPSKELINKVFELCRYSPTSMNRQKYYYVITDNRTKIKQLAKVRGNSTSPLSEAPIAIAVCCTPETKRIQQDADIAATYLLLAAHSQGLGTCWITDMDRVEVKELLDIPLEDYVTCLTPLGFPDEFKELPARRDISQFVKSV
- a CDS encoding protein-glutamate O-methyltransferase CheR, coding for MRENEIESLEITLILDAIYSRYGYDFRDYARASMERRVKHYQKKSGYKSISEMIPRLLHDETFFQSLIHEFSITVTEMFRDPGEYRVIKEKVIPILKTYPYIKVWHAGCATGEEVYSLAILLEEAGLYKKTTIFATDFNDEVLETARQGIYKLDNIQQCTKNYQQSGGSESFSQYYHAKYESIVMDKSLKKNITFANHNLASDFTFSEMNLILCRNVMIYFNANLQNRALNLFDDSLLQGGFLCLGNKESLMFWDGNKKYHAVEGNSKIYRKLYLQEELSKLSR